The proteins below are encoded in one region of Pseudomonas putida NBRC 14164:
- a CDS encoding Gfo/Idh/MocA family protein: protein MSLNLNGKPLGVACLGITHPHTSGRVKAFKRIPGVRFLGAYDDSPLLQPFVDALELEARTKDEILADPDVHVVLVHPKSYLMADWAIEALEAGKAVLCEKPAGRGPQDTQRIVEAVERTGGLFQVGYCWRFAPSVEKMQQVLESGEIGKVLQVRAHAGCSHDEADTNHMKQPGDRGGAFYVIGCHTIDRILLHFGMPRSVNARISKFAGQMSDSAREDAAAAVLNYDDKMVTIDFMSWDPMPWTETWDITAYGTHGVMHSTPMPASYKLYHDGKNGHPQGWTHWNETSFPEIWAVRKTVYSPEIAEIGNPVYFDREAAAFVQALQNGTPSQVPASQAHNINILLEAIFESSDKAGQEVKLG, encoded by the coding sequence ATGTCGCTGAATCTGAATGGCAAACCACTGGGCGTCGCTTGCCTGGGTATCACCCACCCGCATACTTCGGGACGCGTCAAAGCCTTCAAGCGGATCCCAGGCGTTCGCTTCCTCGGCGCCTATGACGACAGCCCGCTGCTGCAGCCGTTCGTTGATGCGCTTGAGCTCGAGGCTCGCACCAAGGACGAAATCCTGGCCGACCCTGATGTTCACGTAGTGCTGGTTCACCCGAAGAGCTACCTGATGGCCGATTGGGCAATTGAAGCCCTGGAAGCAGGTAAGGCTGTGCTGTGTGAGAAACCAGCCGGTCGTGGGCCGCAGGACACCCAGCGCATCGTCGAGGCCGTTGAGCGTACCGGAGGTCTGTTCCAGGTCGGCTACTGCTGGAGGTTCGCGCCTTCGGTGGAAAAAATGCAGCAGGTTCTCGAGAGCGGTGAGATCGGCAAGGTACTTCAAGTGCGTGCCCATGCCGGCTGCTCCCATGATGAAGCTGATACCAACCACATGAAGCAGCCAGGTGACCGTGGCGGTGCGTTCTATGTGATTGGTTGCCACACCATCGACCGGATCCTCCTGCACTTCGGCATGCCTCGCTCCGTCAACGCCCGCATTAGCAAGTTCGCTGGCCAGATGAGCGATTCTGCTCGTGAAGATGCGGCTGCCGCTGTTCTGAACTACGACGACAAGATGGTCACCATCGACTTCATGTCGTGGGATCCGATGCCGTGGACTGAAACCTGGGACATCACTGCCTACGGTACCCATGGTGTGATGCATTCCACTCCAATGCCGGCGTCCTACAAGCTGTACCACGACGGCAAAAATGGCCATCCGCAAGGTTGGACTCACTGGAATGAAACCAGCTTCCCCGAAATCTGGGCGGTACGCAAAACCGTGTACTCCCCCGAGATCGCTGAAATCGGTAATCCGGTGTACTTCGACCGTGAAGCTGCGGCGTTCGTCCAGGCCTTGCAGAACGGTACTCCGTCGCAAGTGCCAGCTAGCCAGGCTCACAACATCAACATCCTGCTGGAAGCAATTTTTGAGTCCTCCGATAAAGCAGGTCAGGAAGTTAAGCTCGGCTAA